The following nucleotide sequence is from Acidovorax radicis.
GCCGCGGGCGATCAGGTCTTGCCCCACAAAGGCGCCTCCCTGGAGCACCAGCTTGCCGCCGCACACCACATCCCACCCGGCGCGCAGGTCGCCACCGCCCGTGATGTTGCCCGCAGCCTCCACGCCCCAGTCAGCGCGCAGATCGCCGCCCGCCTGCAAAAGGCCGCCGCTCACAATGCCGCCCGCGACGCGAAGGTCTTCGCCCGTCACCACCGATTCCCCGGCCCGCAAACCCCCACCCGCGCGGATGGACCGCCCCGCCTGGATCACGCTCGACACCTCGATGCTGCCGCGCACCAGCACCGTGCCGGCAAACACGATGGCATCGGCCTCCAGCTGATCTACCGACAACACTGCGTTGGTGGGGCCAAACTGCGACAGCAGCCAACACGCATCGCCCACCCGCCCGGCGCTGACCAGCGAATCGAGCACCTCCTGGTAGCCGCTGCCGTCTTCCACATTGCGGCTGAACCAGCGAAACCCGTCCGCACAAGGGTTTTTGGCCCGCAGGAATTTTTTGGTGAACTCCATGGCCCTCACCCCCGGTGGGCCCGCGCCCATGAAGGCGCGGGCGCAGCGATGGACAACCGCGCGGAAGGCGGATGGACGGGGTGTGACCAGATGGGCGTGGGCCCAACAACAAGGCAAGTAAA
It contains:
- a CDS encoding FapA family protein → MEFTKKFLRAKNPCADGFRWFSRNVEDGSGYQEVLDSLVSAGRVGDACWLLSQFGPTNAVLSVDQLEADAIVFAGTVLVRGSIEVSSVIQAGRSIRAGGGLRAGESVVTGEDLRVAGGIVSGGLLQAGGDLRADWGVEAAGNITGGGDLRAGWDVVCGGKLVLQGGAFVGQDLIARGAVECDKGVRVGGHLTGAGSLRAGHGILVGGAITGVQHLEAAWGIKAGECIHTHGSIKAGESLCAGEDIRAGDGYGVFAGLNVQQETWESSAQVWAQQVPERLRSGVWLGPSLV